A genomic segment from Longimicrobiales bacterium encodes:
- a CDS encoding transporter produces MFHFRSVVLLALSLAVVPRTALSQSIGTDRPDFVESSSTVGKGSVQVEGSVAFDQTEDLGTKLGNWTTPFLFRVGIADAWEFRLESDWFIRSTLEEGRGSAGLTTNGVSDLAVGLKWAFFAPETGSAPAMAVLVHTDLPTGSEDFRGSGTRPSLRLVAEWALEGDWGIGVMPGILYDSADGGRFMSGIFGAVVGKGLTDSLGAFLEIAFEQIAEDQHGGNVGVVNFGGTFLLNPRWQLDAAAAVGVTDQAPDVGFTLGLSGLFPR; encoded by the coding sequence ATGTTTCACTTTCGTTCTGTTGTACTCCTTGCACTGTCACTAGCGGTTGTCCCGAGGACGGCTCTCTCCCAGTCCATCGGTACGGACCGGCCCGACTTCGTCGAATCCAGCTCGACGGTGGGTAAGGGCAGCGTCCAGGTTGAAGGATCCGTCGCGTTCGACCAAACGGAGGACCTTGGAACGAAGCTAGGGAATTGGACCACTCCCTTCCTCTTCCGCGTCGGCATCGCGGACGCCTGGGAGTTCCGCCTCGAGTCGGACTGGTTCATCCGAAGCACGCTCGAAGAAGGGCGGGGATCAGCCGGGCTCACGACCAACGGTGTCTCGGACTTAGCGGTCGGCCTGAAGTGGGCGTTCTTCGCTCCAGAGACCGGGAGCGCGCCTGCGATGGCCGTCCTGGTTCACACCGACCTGCCCACGGGATCGGAAGATTTCCGCGGCAGCGGGACGCGGCCCTCGCTCCGGTTGGTGGCGGAGTGGGCGCTGGAGGGCGATTGGGGGATCGGGGTCATGCCTGGAATTCTCTACGATAGCGCTGACGGCGGACGCTTTATGTCGGGCATCTTCGGTGCCGTGGTCGGGAAGGGGCTCACTGATTCGCTCGGCGCCTTCCTTGAAATCGCCTTCGAGCAGATCGCGGAAGACCAGCACGGCGGGAACGTCGGTGTCGTCAATTTCGGAGGCACCTTTCTGCTGAACCCGCGATGGCAACTGGACGCGGCCGCTGCTGTGGGTGTCACGGACCAAGCCCCGGATGTTGGGTTCACGTTGGGCTTGTCGGGGCTCTTCCCGCGGTAG